TACCGGGCGACACCTGGGGCTGACGGCCGTCTCGGTCCCCCAGTGGGAGGCCACCGAGTATTTCGGCTGTCAGTCCCGCTTTCTCGCCGCCGACCCCTCTGCGTCTTGCACACGGACGCGCGAACTGCTGTGCTGGCAACCTTCCCATCCGTAGCTGACCGAGGCTCTCGAACGGGAGTTCCCCTTTTTGGGCCCATCCTGTAGGGAAAATCAAGGCCGCCGCTCTTCTCCGCCTCGCGCCCCTCACCCCACCGCCTTCTCCCACGTCAGCAGGCTCCGGGGAGGAGCTACTGCCGGGTCAGTTGCGCGCTGCGCCAGTAGGCCAAAAAGGTGTCGATTTGTTTCAAGAAGGCGTCGAAGTCGTGGGCCTTGACGATGTAGGAGCTGGCATGCAGCGTATAGGCCGCCTCCACATCCCCCTTGGCCTTGGAGGTGGACAGCATAATCACCGGCAAAACAGCGAGCTCAGGGTCAGCCTTCAGCGCCTGCAAGACGTCGAACCCCGACAGGCCTGGCATGTTGACGTCCAGCAAAATGACTTCAGGCTGCACTGCCCGGGAGCGCAGCAGCTCCAGAGCCACTTCACCACTGCTGACGCACGTGAGCGTACAGTCTGGACAGAGGTGATGAAAGGCTTCCTCGGCCAGCAGTTGATCCCCCACGTTGTCGTCAACAAGCAGAAAGTGCTGCGGCAGTGCCATACCTGGGAAGATAAAGCCTTTTAAAGAAGAATGTGAGCTTCTCCTCACAGTAAAGCACCTGCTTCTCC
The sequence above is a segment of the Deinococcus hopiensis KR-140 genome. Coding sequences within it:
- a CDS encoding response regulator, translating into MALPQHFLLVDDNVGDQLLAEEAFHHLCPDCTLTCVSSGEVALELLRSRAVQPEVILLDVNMPGLSGFDVLQALKADPELAVLPVIMLSTSKAKGDVEAAYTLHASSYIVKAHDFDAFLKQIDTFLAYWRSAQLTRQ